A genomic window from Caldisericota bacterium includes:
- a CDS encoding ATP-binding cassette domain-containing protein — translation MDKAIVIEGLKKTYSNGTEAVKGVSLAVDYGEVFGFLGPNGAGKSTTIKSAIGLLKPTSGKIYLDSFDIEKYPYEARISKGYASQETSVDDTLTAYENIYLQGKFFHLSIKETEKRAKEALQMFGLWDRKNDLVESFSGGMRKRLDIASALTHEPKILFLDEPTLGLDIQTRHAIWDYIINLQKNLGITIFLTTHYLEEADKLCDRIAIIAQGEIKAMDKPSILKSNIGGDIITLTFETKKEKTNSFINLIGKMDNIRSANMLKNNVCRVVVEKNGDQIIPAIFSLAQQEDISIGSVRLKRPTLDDVYLSYTGKTIREAESTKEETRKERTMMRRIK, via the coding sequence ATGGATAAAGCAATAGTTATTGAAGGATTAAAAAAAACATACTCCAACGGAACAGAGGCGGTAAAAGGAGTAAGTCTCGCTGTAGATTATGGAGAGGTATTTGGATTTTTAGGTCCAAACGGAGCAGGAAAATCAACTACAATAAAGTCCGCTATTGGTTTATTAAAGCCCACCAGCGGCAAAATATATCTTGACAGTTTTGATATAGAAAAATACCCATACGAAGCAAGGATATCTAAAGGATATGCCTCTCAAGAAACATCTGTTGATGATACACTTACGGCGTATGAAAACATCTATTTACAGGGAAAGTTTTTCCATCTTTCAATAAAAGAAACAGAAAAAAGAGCAAAAGAAGCACTGCAAATGTTCGGTCTATGGGACAGAAAAAACGATCTTGTAGAATCGTTTTCCGGGGGGATGAGAAAAAGATTAGACATTGCATCGGCACTAACCCACGAGCCAAAAATTCTTTTCCTGGACGAACCAACATTGGGATTAGATATTCAAACAAGACATGCAATATGGGATTACATCATTAATCTTCAAAAAAATCTTGGAATAACTATTTTTCTCACAACACATTACCTTGAAGAGGCAGACAAACTCTGTGATAGGATAGCAATTATCGCCCAGGGAGAGATAAAGGCAATGGATAAACCCAGTATACTAAAGTCAAACATAGGAGGAGATATAATAACGTTAACATTTGAGACAAAAAAAGAAAAAACAAACTCTTTTATTAATTTAATAGGAAAAATGGACAACATAAGATCTGCTAATATGCTAAAAAACAATGTATGCAGAGTTGTTGTAGAAAAAAACGGCGATCAAATCATACCTGCTATTTTTTCCCTCGCACAGCAAGAAGATATTTCCATTGGCTCTGTGCGCCTAAAGAGACCTACCCTGGACGATGTATACTTAAGCTATACGGGAAAAACAATAAGAGAAGCAGAATCGACAAAAGAAGAAACAAGAAAAGAACGCACGATGATGAGGAGAATAAAATAA